From the genome of Tindallia californiensis, one region includes:
- a CDS encoding ADP-ribosyltransferase, which produces MKTINKRRYGELHWTIRNKDQYIEFKNEKEARDWGMRHYSKWADTYKKMMELAGNTIKNNLCTAPIECYCGYSYRQINDYLRNGADSDEHLYREMADILSIILCSAPRIPCDVILYRLVSDEFIGNLIEENKRDRPTPIQEKGFMSTSLIKDIVKQSEAYASENNLLKIYVKKETIGVYVNSVTIRNEEEMLLFPNMFLGLSSYPYKDKECGKFIYECELIKFY; this is translated from the coding sequence ATGAAAACTATAAATAAAAGAAGATATGGAGAATTACATTGGACTATAAGGAATAAAGATCAATATATTGAATTTAAAAATGAAAAGGAAGCTCGCGATTGGGGGATGAGACATTATTCGAAGTGGGCAGATACATATAAAAAAATGATGGAACTTGCTGGTAATACAATTAAAAATAACCTTTGTACCGCTCCTATAGAATGCTATTGTGGTTATTCTTACCGACAAATAAATGATTATTTAAGGAATGGTGCAGACAGTGATGAGCATTTATATAGAGAAATGGCGGATATTTTATCGATTATTTTGTGTAGTGCTCCAAGAATTCCTTGTGATGTAATATTATATAGATTGGTAAGTGATGAGTTCATTGGAAATCTTATAGAAGAAAACAAAAGAGATAGACCAACACCTATTCAAGAAAAGGGGTTTATGAGCACAAGTTTAATTAAGGATATTGTAAAGCAAAGTGAAGCATATGCATCAGAGAATAATTTGCTAAAAATATATGTAAAAAAAGAAACCATCGGGGTATATGTAAATTCAGTAACGATAAGAAATGAGGAAGAAATGTTACTGTTTCCAAATATGTTTTTAGGATTATCTTCTTATCCGTACAAAGATAAAGAATGTGGAAAATTTATTTATGAGTGTGAATTGATAAAGTTCTATTAA
- a CDS encoding recombinase family protein, translated as MSGNPRVHFIPPKPPKRERRVGIYCRVSSNSSEQLKSLSAQVSALTRLTAATPQWLLVDVYMDIASSKSGSSRKEFDRMLQECKSRNLDIILTKSISRFGRDTVDTLEALNQLKTLGVRVIFEQEDLDTANTDSELMISIIEAIAQAENESRSDNIKWGIKQRAAQGTSKLYNRKCYGYKNDVDGSLIIDDEEAKNVQLIFDLYLQGKSIIGIIEELERLEIKSPTGKDKWSKRTIDVMLSNEKYIGIVRLLNSGKNEVHYVSENNNPPIIIGEMFKAIQIEKASRSNVVKDGNEKKRKGTKYSSKKCKE; from the coding sequence ATGTCAGGTAACCCACGAGTACATTTCATACCACCCAAACCTCCAAAGAGAGAAAGAAGAGTAGGTATATACTGTAGAGTCAGTAGTAATAGTTCTGAACAACTAAAAAGCCTTTCTGCACAGGTATCTGCTCTTACCAGATTAACTGCGGCCACACCACAATGGCTTCTTGTTGATGTTTATATGGACATAGCATCCAGTAAATCAGGTTCTTCTCGTAAAGAATTTGATCGTATGCTTCAAGAATGTAAGTCCCGTAATCTAGACATTATATTAACTAAGAGTATTAGTAGATTTGGCAGGGATACAGTGGATACACTTGAAGCCTTAAATCAGCTAAAGACATTAGGAGTGCGTGTAATATTTGAGCAAGAAGACTTAGATACTGCAAATACAGATAGTGAACTCATGATTTCTATCATCGAAGCTATAGCACAAGCCGAAAATGAATCAAGAAGCGATAATATAAAATGGGGTATTAAACAAAGAGCGGCACAAGGAACATCAAAGCTATATAACCGTAAATGTTATGGTTATAAAAATGATGTTGATGGTAGCCTAATTATCGATGATGAAGAGGCTAAAAATGTTCAGCTAATATTTGACTTATACCTTCAAGGTAAAAGTATTATAGGAATAATTGAAGAATTGGAAAGACTTGAAATTAAATCACCAACAGGAAAAGATAAGTGGAGTAAAAGAACTATTGATGTTATGCTGAGCAACGAAAAATATATAGGAATAGTTAGATTATTAAATTCAGGGAAGAATGAAGTTCATTATGTATCCGAAAATAATAATCCACCTATTATAATCGGTGAGATGTTTAAGGCAATACAGATTGAAAAAGCAAGTAGAAGTAATGTAGTTAAGGATGGAAATGAGAAGAAAAGAAAAGGTACTAAATATAGCTCAAAAAAATGTAAAGAATAA
- a CDS encoding SMODS-associated NUDIX domain-containing protein — translation MKIIKMLFLLLISVGAATCAILSELKSIPVGPMLGSLISGISIPYLIPSIIDLTDNENWKSSQRKLNRAGILQKNTIIRISFAYLFRIKVDGKYLLVRNGRTKKYQPVGGAYKFTQEEANYLRDNIPVENDDRIPVDRITKRDYRLLVKNEYLRKFVRRFNKTQHRENISNLSREFVEEMFSTEILDKSAFGALSYKFCGRHMTNVEYGSVFNHYELLLADIIEVQLSDAQEQLFKNLMGVDCNKYRFATADEIKSLGVKFRTNDLEDDIANHTPKILSENTDKLMRRNKHKETITVQP, via the coding sequence ATGAAAATAATAAAGATGCTATTTTTGCTTCTAATCTCAGTTGGTGCTGCTACATGTGCAATTTTATCTGAACTAAAGTCAATTCCGGTAGGCCCTATGCTTGGCAGTTTGATTTCGGGCATATCAATTCCATATCTTATTCCGAGCATTATTGATTTAACTGATAATGAGAACTGGAAATCATCTCAGCGAAAATTAAATAGGGCTGGTATTCTGCAAAAAAATACTATTATCAGGATTTCATTTGCTTACTTATTTAGAATAAAAGTTGATGGGAAGTACTTGTTAGTACGGAATGGTCGAACAAAGAAATATCAGCCAGTAGGTGGGGCGTACAAATTTACCCAAGAAGAGGCGAACTATCTGAGAGATAATATCCCAGTTGAAAATGATGACAGAATTCCAGTAGACAGAATCACAAAGCGCGACTATAGATTGCTGGTAAAAAATGAATACTTGAGGAAGTTTGTTCGAAGGTTTAATAAGACGCAGCATCGGGAAAATATATCAAATCTTAGTAGGGAGTTTGTCGAAGAGATGTTTTCAACTGAGATTTTGGATAAAAGTGCATTTGGTGCGTTATCGTATAAATTCTGTGGTAGGCATATGACTAATGTTGAGTATGGTAGTGTATTTAACCATTATGAATTGCTTTTGGCGGATATTATTGAGGTTCAATTGTCAGATGCGCAAGAACAATTGTTCAAAAACCTCATGGGGGTAGACTGTAACAAGTATCGCTTTGCAACTGCCGATGAGATTAAATCACTTGGTGTGAAGTTTAGAACTAATGACCTTGAAGACGATATTGCTAATCATACACCTAAAATTCTGAGTGAAAACACAGACAAATTAATGAGGCGTAACAAACACAAAGAGACAATAACAGTTCAGCCATAG
- a CDS encoding nucleotide-binding domain-containing protein has translation MYDCSKEFNKFYRREVVLPATEQSELREKRKLNIKRLKDGLLEYNNEKGKDYKVAEDRIQGSMAMYTTVQNDKNDYDIDVGIVFESNNLNNLGPLATRNMVADALKRKTKQFAEYPDVKTSCVRLNYTSTGYHVDFAIFKRYKEDSEDKDYIYEHAGGEWSDRHLNALEKWFIGEIKDKGDNLRKVIRLSKMFCKSREYWKNMPSGLIQTVLCDEKFAAEYSRLDELFYHTMQAIVDRINGSTEVEAPVDNGRALVTRDVDRYRMNNWKNRLESNLKVLDVLFDAGCTYNKAVKAWNKFFNHSYWEKLEEKVISESYSVRKSQIFNDTEEFIEDLYPVYEQYDVTIDCKVSGNGFRLMSIFEYLDKYATSFKRFIPYNFSVKCKIGYTNCPSYDKILWKVLNVGSEAELRNEIRGQIQDRGKEITENSKFHGPHYIECYLIKNGVCVAIGHVNVPIGVS, from the coding sequence ATGTATGATTGTTCGAAAGAATTTAATAAGTTCTATCGTAGGGAAGTTGTGCTTCCAGCAACAGAACAGAGTGAACTTAGGGAAAAACGAAAGTTGAATATAAAGCGATTGAAGGATGGCTTATTAGAATACAATAATGAAAAAGGCAAAGACTATAAGGTTGCAGAGGACAGGATACAAGGCAGTATGGCTATGTACACTACTGTTCAAAATGACAAAAATGATTATGACATTGATGTTGGTATAGTGTTTGAATCAAATAATCTTAACAACCTGGGACCTCTTGCTACCAGGAATATGGTTGCAGATGCACTAAAGAGAAAGACAAAACAATTTGCAGAATATCCGGATGTAAAGACAAGTTGTGTTCGTTTGAATTATACATCGACAGGCTACCATGTGGACTTTGCAATTTTTAAAAGATATAAGGAAGATTCAGAGGATAAGGACTATATTTATGAACATGCAGGCGGTGAGTGGTCAGACAGACATTTGAATGCACTAGAAAAATGGTTTATCGGAGAAATAAAGGACAAGGGCGATAATCTCCGAAAGGTTATACGACTATCTAAGATGTTTTGTAAATCACGAGAATATTGGAAAAATATGCCAAGTGGATTAATTCAAACAGTTCTATGTGATGAAAAATTTGCTGCAGAGTACTCACGTCTAGATGAACTCTTTTATCATACTATGCAAGCAATTGTTGACCGCATTAATGGCAGTACTGAGGTTGAGGCTCCGGTTGACAATGGGAGGGCATTGGTTACTCGTGATGTTGATCGCTATAGAATGAATAATTGGAAAAACCGTCTTGAGTCTAATTTAAAAGTGTTAGACGTATTGTTCGATGCGGGGTGTACTTATAATAAAGCGGTAAAAGCATGGAATAAATTCTTTAATCATTCTTATTGGGAAAAATTAGAGGAGAAAGTAATAAGCGAAAGCTATAGTGTTCGTAAATCTCAAATATTTAATGATACGGAAGAATTTATTGAAGATTTATACCCTGTATATGAGCAATATGATGTAACGATTGACTGCAAAGTATCTGGTAATGGTTTTAGATTGATGTCAATTTTTGAATACTTGGATAAGTATGCCACATCTTTTAAAAGGTTTATTCCGTATAACTTTTCTGTGAAATGCAAGATTGGGTACACCAACTGTCCATCTTATGACAAGATTCTATGGAAGGTACTAAATGTGGGAAGTGAAGCTGAGTTACGCAATGAAATCCGTGGTCAAATTCAAGATAGAGGAAAAGAAATAACAGAAAATTCCAAATTTCACGGACCGCATTATATTGAATGTTATTTAATAAAGAATGGAGTATGTGTGGCGATAGGTCATGTGAATGTTCCAATTGGAGTAAGTTGA
- the rlmD gene encoding 23S rRNA (uracil(1939)-C(5))-methyltransferase RlmD, translated as MLKEQEIYTVTIEDLTHQGEGVGKVEGFPLFVQGTIPGDLAKVRMDKKRKNFGHASLVELIKPSEDRVESVCPYHHHCGGCQTLTLSYEAQLKYKDKKVRDTIQRIGKINKEIRPILGMKEPYRYRNKAQFPIGLEEGEAVIGFFQRGSHDIVSIDDCKIQHPFNKEIIKTLKKYIRENKVSIYNEKTEKGLLRHLVTKVGFQSEEQMIILVINGESLPKEKELIDRITQAFPRVKSIVINKNTKKTNVIMGSKNRVLYGQEYMVDTLCNLEFQISPHAFYQVNPIQTEILYEQVVEMTALEGNETVLDVYCGIGTISLLMARTAEKVIGVENVEAAVQDAKINAKRNHITNAEFHAADAEVFIPELALQKAKPEVVVVDPPRKGCDEAVLEAIVTLSPQKIVYVSCNPSTLARDLKYLDNKGYQVEIIQPVDLFPNTVHVECVVLMSRV; from the coding sequence ATGTTAAAAGAACAAGAAATATATACGGTCACAATAGAAGATCTGACTCATCAGGGAGAAGGCGTTGGAAAAGTTGAAGGCTTTCCACTATTTGTACAGGGAACCATACCAGGTGATCTGGCAAAAGTGAGAATGGACAAAAAAAGAAAAAATTTTGGTCATGCATCTCTTGTAGAGCTCATCAAACCGTCCGAGGATCGAGTTGAGTCAGTTTGTCCCTATCATCATCACTGCGGAGGATGTCAAACATTAACGCTTAGCTACGAAGCACAATTAAAATATAAAGACAAAAAAGTGCGGGACACCATTCAAAGAATCGGAAAAATAAACAAGGAAATAAGACCAATCTTAGGAATGAAAGAGCCTTATCGATATCGAAACAAAGCACAGTTTCCCATTGGCCTGGAAGAAGGTGAAGCCGTTATTGGTTTTTTTCAGCGAGGAAGTCATGATATCGTTAGTATCGATGATTGTAAGATACAACATCCTTTTAATAAAGAGATCATTAAAACGCTGAAAAAGTATATCAGGGAAAATAAGGTTTCTATCTATAACGAAAAAACAGAAAAAGGCTTGTTACGTCATTTAGTGACAAAGGTAGGATTTCAATCAGAAGAACAAATGATTATTTTAGTGATTAATGGAGAGAGTCTGCCTAAGGAAAAAGAACTAATTGACCGAATAACCCAGGCATTCCCTCGTGTTAAAAGCATCGTGATCAACAAAAATACAAAAAAAACCAATGTAATAATGGGTTCGAAAAACAGAGTGCTTTATGGGCAGGAATATATGGTGGATACTCTCTGTAATCTAGAATTTCAAATTTCTCCCCATGCATTCTATCAGGTAAACCCAATCCAAACAGAAATTCTCTATGAGCAAGTAGTTGAAATGACAGCTTTGGAAGGGAACGAGACAGTTTTGGATGTATACTGTGGAATTGGAACCATCTCGCTTTTGATGGCAAGAACAGCAGAAAAAGTAATAGGTGTTGAAAATGTAGAAGCGGCCGTACAAGATGCTAAAATAAACGCTAAAAGAAACCATATTACAAATGCAGAATTTCATGCAGCCGATGCGGAGGTTTTTATTCCTGAGCTAGCATTGCAAAAAGCAAAACCAGAAGTAGTCGTAGTTGATCCTCCCAGGAAAGGTTGCGATGAAGCTGTTTTGGAAGCAATAGTAACCTTATCCCCTCAAAAAATAGTTTATGTTTCATGCAACCCTTCGACCTTGGCCAGAGACCTAAAATACTTGGATAATAAGGGATACCAGGTAGAAATAATCCAACCGGTAGATCTTTTTCCAAACACAGTGCATGTCGAGTGTGTTGTCTTGATGTCAAGGGTATAG
- a CDS encoding GerMN domain-containing protein, translating to MRKIISSFLLILALAFVGAGLPLYMDSIDLDLDLSSDAPDSEKELDLPYSLEHQELSASEHLIEFTIDLSHVPEDLHPTSSGLLKISILQNDQKIRDVSDESFHADIQIDQHENSHALSGSIHLFPEAFQTPDGDYRLQVRFLSADSSDLIPPKEIPLSFSSIKAYSSAVWDAPPNTTALTLYFPEEEHEHLIPITRFVPRTNTTLRETVTQLEQGPADHLGLAPGSPIPRVPRIHLSAGVTSLYLTSPSEPYSVDPSIASTAAHSLIESLGSINEVHEIQFYFDNQIIAEGFKGLNTSERFYPSQRTSYFPAFVGTEGRALLFPVYTDQTEIVLLLEKLKYQNQHDFYHHRVQPTIPHFVELLDHEISEDRLLLNFNPAFKEYITQHPVHGKMMIDSILLTVGSLPDINFVEFLTEGEPVHLPAEINQELPLSIPSYINPEN from the coding sequence ATGCGAAAGATTATATCATCATTCTTGCTGATTCTTGCGCTTGCCTTTGTTGGGGCTGGATTGCCTCTTTATATGGATAGCATAGATTTAGACTTAGACTTATCTTCCGATGCTCCAGATTCGGAGAAAGAATTAGATCTGCCTTATTCTTTAGAACATCAAGAGTTAAGCGCCTCTGAACATCTTATTGAGTTCACGATTGATTTAAGCCATGTGCCGGAAGATCTCCATCCTACTTCTTCTGGTTTATTAAAGATCTCTATATTACAAAACGACCAGAAAATAAGGGATGTGTCAGATGAATCCTTCCATGCCGATATCCAGATAGACCAACATGAAAATTCCCATGCTTTATCCGGATCGATCCATTTGTTTCCTGAGGCTTTTCAAACACCTGATGGGGACTATAGGCTTCAAGTTCGATTTTTATCAGCTGACTCCAGTGATTTGATACCACCAAAGGAAATTCCTTTATCCTTTTCTTCTATCAAAGCTTATTCATCAGCTGTATGGGATGCACCGCCTAATACAACGGCTTTAACACTTTATTTTCCAGAAGAAGAGCATGAGCACCTTATTCCTATCACACGTTTTGTTCCAAGAACCAATACGACTTTAAGAGAAACTGTCACTCAGTTGGAACAAGGACCTGCTGATCATCTTGGGTTAGCCCCTGGCTCACCTATCCCAAGAGTGCCTCGTATCCATCTTTCTGCCGGTGTCACCAGCCTTTATCTTACTAGTCCGTCAGAACCATATAGTGTAGATCCTTCCATTGCCAGTACAGCCGCTCATAGCCTTATAGAGTCTTTGGGTTCTATTAATGAGGTTCACGAAATACAATTTTACTTTGATAATCAGATCATCGCTGAAGGATTCAAAGGATTAAATACGAGTGAAAGGTTTTATCCTTCTCAGAGAACTTCTTATTTTCCTGCTTTTGTAGGAACAGAAGGGAGAGCTTTACTTTTCCCTGTATATACAGATCAGACCGAAATTGTTCTTTTATTAGAAAAATTGAAATACCAAAATCAGCATGATTTCTATCATCACCGTGTTCAGCCAACGATACCGCATTTTGTTGAGTTGTTGGATCATGAAATTTCAGAGGATCGATTACTACTGAATTTCAATCCTGCCTTCAAGGAATATATCACGCAACATCCTGTTCATGGAAAAATGATGATAGACAGTATCTTGTTAACAGTAGGATCTTTACCGGACATTAATTTTGTGGAATTCCTAACGGAAGGTGAGCCAGTTCATTTGCCAGCTGAAATAAATCAAGAGTTACCACTGTCGATTCCTTCGTATATTAATCCGGAAAACTAG
- the pyk gene encoding pyruvate kinase: MKKTKIVCTIGPASERKDVFEALVNSGLNVARLNFSHGTHQEHQARIDVIKEVRREIRKPIAILLDTKGPEIRTGSFQEPSVQLEEGQEYILTTREVEGTKEICSVSYKALAQDVKPGDTILIDDGLVSLRVKEIKDQTDIYCRVENAGEVKNHKGVNVPSVKINLPAITDKDKADIEFGIKNGIDFIAASFVRKARDVLAIREILEENNAEKIKIISKIENQEGIDNLAEIIEASDGIMVARGDLGVEIPTEEIPLAQKDMIRRCNRVGKPVITATQMLDSMIRNPRPTRAEATDVANAILDGTDAIMLSGETAAGKYPVEAVQMMTQIAMRTEASINYRDLMRQKANDKETSMTDAISDATTHIAMDLDAAAIITATSSGHTARMVSKFRPSQLVIAATTDRQVTRQLALSWGTYAVLTEYLESTDDIIDTSIAKALECNLIERGDLVVITAGVPVGIAGTTNLIKAHIVGEVIVNGTGIGSESYTGTVKILTEDPSSWEKLKEGDVLVSEFTDAEMVPVMEKAGALIVEAGGLTSHAAVIGLNIHTPTVVGAHDATKTLKDGDIVTVDTARGQIYSGRTKVL, from the coding sequence ATGAAAAAAACCAAAATTGTATGTACGATTGGACCAGCTAGTGAAAGAAAAGATGTTTTTGAAGCATTAGTCAATAGTGGTTTAAATGTGGCTCGGCTGAACTTTTCTCATGGTACGCATCAGGAGCATCAAGCTCGAATCGATGTGATTAAAGAAGTACGGCGTGAAATAAGAAAACCTATTGCAATCCTTTTGGATACAAAGGGACCAGAAATTCGTACGGGAAGCTTTCAAGAACCATCAGTTCAATTGGAAGAAGGACAAGAATACATTCTAACTACCAGAGAAGTTGAAGGAACAAAAGAAATATGCAGCGTTAGCTACAAAGCGTTAGCACAAGATGTAAAGCCTGGTGATACAATTTTGATTGATGACGGACTAGTTTCCCTGCGAGTAAAAGAAATCAAAGATCAGACAGATATTTACTGTCGAGTGGAAAATGCAGGAGAAGTTAAAAATCATAAAGGTGTCAATGTACCGAGTGTTAAGATAAACTTACCAGCAATTACGGATAAGGATAAAGCAGATATAGAGTTTGGTATTAAAAATGGAATCGACTTTATCGCAGCTTCTTTTGTCAGGAAAGCCAGGGATGTGCTGGCTATCAGAGAAATATTAGAAGAAAACAATGCTGAAAAAATAAAAATCATATCTAAAATAGAAAACCAGGAAGGGATAGACAACCTGGCTGAAATCATAGAAGCCAGTGATGGCATTATGGTGGCGAGAGGTGATTTAGGAGTAGAAATACCGACAGAAGAAATACCATTAGCACAAAAAGACATGATTCGAAGATGTAATCGTGTTGGAAAGCCAGTGATCACAGCAACACAAATGCTGGATTCTATGATACGAAACCCAAGACCTACCAGAGCAGAAGCAACAGACGTAGCCAATGCCATTTTGGATGGAACAGATGCCATTATGCTTTCTGGGGAAACAGCAGCAGGTAAATACCCTGTAGAAGCTGTTCAAATGATGACTCAGATCGCTATGCGTACAGAAGCTTCCATTAACTATCGTGACTTAATGAGACAAAAAGCTAATGATAAAGAAACCAGTATGACAGATGCTATTAGTGATGCGACTACCCATATAGCAATGGATTTAGATGCAGCTGCTATTATTACAGCCACCTCATCTGGTCATACGGCCCGAATGGTATCAAAGTTCAGACCCTCTCAGCTGGTGATTGCCGCAACAACAGATCGTCAAGTGACACGTCAGCTGGCTCTAAGCTGGGGTACCTATGCTGTTTTAACAGAATACCTTGAGTCTACCGATGATATCATAGATACTTCAATAGCAAAAGCCTTAGAATGCAATTTGATTGAAAGAGGAGACCTTGTGGTGATTACGGCTGGTGTACCCGTAGGCATTGCAGGTACAACAAACCTTATTAAAGCCCACATTGTAGGAGAAGTCATCGTAAACGGAACAGGAATTGGCAGTGAAAGCTATACAGGTACAGTGAAAATCCTGACAGAAGATCCATCCAGCTGGGAAAAACTTAAAGAAGGAGACGTCTTGGTAAGTGAGTTTACAGATGCGGAAATGGTTCCTGTTATGGAAAAAGCAGGAGCATTAATAGTCGAGGCTGGTGGTTTGACAAGTCATGCGGCTGTTATTGGACTCAATATACACACACCAACAGTCGTTGGTGCTCATGACGCTACAAAAACCTTAAAAGATGGCGATATAGTGACGGTCGATACAGCTCGTGGACAAATATATAGTGGAAGAACAAAAGTTCTGTAA
- the pfkA gene encoding 6-phosphofructokinase, whose amino-acid sequence MKTIGVLTSGGDAPGMNAAIRAVVRNGIYNNCKVYGIEQGYEGLINARLKEMTLSSVADIIHRGGTFLRTARSEEFRTENGLKKAKNVLDVFGIEGLVVIGGDGSIAGAQKLNEIGITAIGVPGTIDNDLEYTDHSIGFDTAINTVVEAISKIRDTSSSHGRVNIVEVMGRHCGDIALYCGLAGGAESIILPEIPNSVDSVCQKIIRGKNRGKLHSLILMAEGAGSAVEIAKEIEEKTSMETRATILGHIQRGGNPTAFDRILASKLGAKAVDLILEGKKGLTVGMKCNEVVAIEIEKALAMKKKLDMETYDLAGILSI is encoded by the coding sequence ATGAAAACCATAGGAGTACTTACCAGCGGTGGAGATGCACCAGGAATGAATGCGGCTATTCGTGCTGTTGTCCGAAATGGAATTTACAATAATTGTAAAGTGTACGGAATAGAGCAAGGATATGAAGGGTTGATCAATGCTCGGTTAAAAGAAATGACCCTTTCCTCGGTAGCGGATATTATTCATCGGGGTGGCACTTTTTTGCGGACGGCAAGGTCGGAAGAGTTCAGAACAGAAAATGGGTTGAAAAAAGCAAAAAATGTATTAGATGTTTTTGGCATAGAAGGGTTAGTCGTTATAGGTGGAGATGGATCGATTGCTGGAGCACAAAAGCTAAATGAAATCGGCATAACGGCTATTGGTGTGCCAGGTACTATTGATAACGATTTGGAATATACGGATCACAGCATTGGTTTTGATACGGCCATCAACACCGTGGTGGAAGCTATTAGCAAAATAAGAGATACTTCCAGTTCTCATGGTCGGGTCAATATAGTAGAAGTGATGGGAAGGCATTGTGGAGATATTGCTTTGTACTGCGGCTTGGCAGGAGGAGCTGAGAGTATTATTTTGCCAGAAATACCCAATAGTGTTGATAGTGTTTGTCAAAAGATTATTCGCGGAAAAAATCGTGGAAAGCTGCATAGTTTGATTCTGATGGCAGAAGGTGCTGGCAGTGCGGTCGAGATAGCAAAAGAAATTGAAGAAAAAACCAGCATGGAAACCCGCGCAACGATTCTAGGGCATATTCAGCGTGGAGGGAATCCGACAGCTTTTGATCGAATCCTGGCGAGTAAGTTAGGGGCAAAAGCAGTGGATCTTATATTAGAAGGTAAGAAAGGACTTACAGTGGGTATGAAGTGTAATGAAGTAGTAGCTATCGAAATAGAAAAAGCGCTTGCCATGAAAAAGAAGCTGGATATGGAGACTTATGATTTGGCAGGTATTTTGTCTATCTAG